One Keratinibaculum paraultunense genomic window carries:
- a CDS encoding tRNA 2-thiocytidine biosynthesis TtcA family protein, whose protein sequence is MKKWYNKLFLNNIRKAVDKYNLIENEDNILVGLSGGKDSIFLIYALDLLRKNSYLDFNITGIHIDIGINANMEKVKNYLNYINIPYIYENINIKGNIFKERNPCYICSKIKRGIIARVSKEKGFNKIAYGHHMTDVVNTFLLNIIYTGQFHTFKPNSYNKEHNLYLIRPLIYVKEEIIKKVVIDENLPLGINNYCPYAEKNKRKEIAILIKNIKKNYPDFEEKTLKAIEKSNLW, encoded by the coding sequence ATGAAAAAATGGTACAATAAATTATTTCTAAACAACATAAGAAAAGCAGTTGACAAATATAATCTTATCGAAAATGAAGATAATATATTAGTTGGTCTTTCTGGAGGAAAAGACAGCATATTCTTAATATATGCATTAGACCTATTACGAAAAAATTCCTACTTAGACTTTAATATAACAGGAATTCATATAGATATTGGTATAAATGCAAATATGGAAAAAGTAAAAAACTATCTAAACTATATAAATATTCCTTATATATATGAAAATATAAATATCAAGGGCAATATATTTAAAGAAAGAAATCCCTGTTATATATGTTCTAAGATAAAAAGAGGTATTATTGCTAGAGTTTCAAAAGAAAAAGGATTTAATAAAATTGCCTACGGTCATCATATGACTGATGTTGTAAATACATTTTTATTAAATATAATATATACAGGACAATTTCATACCTTTAAGCCTAATTCCTATAATAAAGAACATAATCTATATCTAATTAGACCTTTGATATATGTAAAAGAAGAAATAATCAAAAAAGTTGTAATAGATGAAAATCTTCCTCTAGGAATTAATAATTATTGCCCTTATGCTGAAAAAAACAAAAGAAAAGAAATAGCAATATTAATAAAAAATATAAAAAAGAATTATCCTGATTTTGAAGAAAAAACATTAAAAGCCATTGAAAAATCTAATTTATGGTAA
- a CDS encoding ABC transporter ATP-binding protein yields MGKKTIVEIKNIGMTYHTLNGETKALENIDFKVYESEIVGIVGPSGCGKSTLLSIIAGLITPTTGEVLVNGKIVTKPSEDIGYMFQKDHLFEWRTILQNVVLGLEIRKKIDKNLYKEAEKLLESYGLGEFKDMYPRQLSGGMRQKAALIRTLMIKPNLLLLDEPFSALDYQTRLAIADEIGIILKKEKKTALLVTHDISEAISLSDRIVILTNRPATIKDIIEINLTCPEGIRTPLKSREAPEFRYYFNKI; encoded by the coding sequence ATGGGGAAAAAAACAATCGTTGAAATTAAAAATATAGGAATGACATATCATACATTAAATGGTGAAACAAAAGCTTTAGAAAATATAGACTTTAAGGTTTATGAAAGCGAAATAGTTGGGATTGTAGGACCAAGCGGGTGCGGTAAATCTACACTTTTATCTATAATTGCTGGTCTAATAACTCCTACAACTGGAGAAGTATTAGTTAATGGAAAAATAGTAACAAAACCTTCTGAGGATATTGGATATATGTTTCAAAAAGATCATCTATTTGAGTGGAGAACTATTCTTCAAAATGTAGTATTAGGATTAGAAATTAGAAAGAAAATAGATAAAAATTTATATAAAGAAGCAGAAAAATTATTGGAGAGCTATGGATTAGGGGAATTTAAAGATATGTATCCAAGACAGCTCTCAGGAGGAATGAGACAAAAAGCAGCTCTTATTAGAACATTAATGATCAAACCAAATTTACTTTTACTAGATGAACCTTTCTCTGCCCTAGATTATCAAACAAGATTAGCTATTGCTGATGAAATTGGAATAATTTTAAAAAAAGAAAAGAAAACTGCTCTATTAGTTACCCATGATATATCTGAAGCCATATCCCTTTCTGATAGAATAGTAATACTTACAAATAGACCCGCCACTATCAAAGATATCATAGAAATAAATCTAACTTGTCCTGAAGGAATAAGAACTCCACTAAAGAGTCGTGAAGCTCCCGAGTTTAGATATTATTTCAACAAAATATAG
- a CDS encoding ABC transporter permease, producing MSNNQISTEHEKYLKEIKKRRYTILVTQITIFIIGLFLWEIAARFDWIDTFLTSYPSGIWKLFVEYTKNGDLFYHVGISVLETIIGFASGTLLGILIAIVLWWSDFWAKVLDPYLVVLNSLPKTALAPIIIIWVGAGYSGIIVTAITISIVVTIMNMFVSFTSVDEDKIKLLQTFGANKFQILKKVVLPYSIPTMISTLKVNIGLSWVGVIVGEFLVSKAGIGYLIVYGGQVFKLDLVMMSVFILAIISAFMYKGISLLEDKFMKWQD from the coding sequence ATGTCTAATAATCAAATATCTACAGAACATGAAAAATATTTAAAAGAGATAAAGAAACGAAGATATACTATATTGGTAACACAAATAACCATATTTATAATAGGATTATTTCTATGGGAAATAGCGGCAAGGTTTGACTGGATTGATACCTTTCTAACCAGTTATCCATCAGGGATATGGAAATTGTTTGTAGAATACACTAAAAATGGAGATTTGTTTTATCATGTAGGTATTTCAGTTTTAGAAACCATAATTGGCTTTGCTTCAGGCACTTTGTTGGGTATATTAATAGCTATAGTTCTTTGGTGGTCAGATTTTTGGGCTAAAGTATTAGATCCTTATTTAGTAGTATTAAATAGCCTTCCTAAGACAGCATTAGCACCTATCATAATAATATGGGTTGGAGCAGGATATTCAGGAATAATAGTTACTGCTATCACTATATCTATAGTTGTTACTATTATGAATATGTTTGTTAGTTTTACATCCGTAGATGAAGACAAAATAAAATTATTGCAAACTTTTGGAGCAAACAAATTTCAAATATTAAAAAAAGTAGTACTTCCTTATTCTATACCAACAATGATAAGTACGCTAAAAGTAAATATAGGCTTATCTTGGGTAGGAGTTATTGTCGGTGAATTTTTAGTTTCCAAAGCAGGAATTGGATATCTAATAGTATACGGTGGACAGGTATTTAAATTAGACTTGGTTATGATGAGTGTATTTATATTAGCTATAATATCCGCTTTTATGTACAAGGGAATTTCTTTACTTGAAGATAAGTTTATGAAATGGCAAGATTAA
- the rodA gene encoding rod shape-determining protein RodA, whose amino-acid sequence MFNLKKKSFKKFDFTLFITALLLCVYGIIMIKSATLSFETNRYIKVQALSTLLGFIAIAFLVLLDFELIGKFYIPIYIVSVGLLVAVALFGIGEEQWGSNSWLNIGGFVFQPAEIAKIGIIIFLAKYIDKNKNEINHLPTLFKILILAGIPILLIAKQPDLGTALVFVFFIVAMLFAAGIDWKYIGYAFLIGIISLPLIWFSLKPYQKNRIFSFLDPEKDPSGTNYQALQSKIAVGSGKVFGRGLFQGTQTQYNYLPEKQTDFIFAVVGEELGLIGGLILILLYFIMLFRLIIIAKNSKDTFGSLMVTGFTAMFLIHIWENIGMTIGLMPITGIPLPFMSYGGTFQLINLICIGISLSVGVQKDGLNF is encoded by the coding sequence ATGTTTAATCTTAAAAAGAAATCCTTTAAAAAATTTGATTTCACATTATTTATAACCGCATTATTGCTATGTGTTTATGGCATTATAATGATAAAATCTGCCACTTTAAGCTTTGAAACCAATCGCTATATAAAAGTACAAGCTCTATCTACATTATTAGGTTTTATAGCTATAGCATTTTTGGTTTTACTTGATTTTGAACTAATAGGGAAGTTTTATATTCCCATTTATATAGTATCTGTTGGATTACTTGTTGCAGTAGCCCTATTTGGAATTGGTGAAGAACAATGGGGATCTAACTCCTGGTTAAACATCGGTGGTTTTGTATTTCAACCTGCTGAAATTGCAAAAATTGGAATAATCATATTTTTAGCCAAATACATTGACAAAAATAAAAATGAAATCAATCATCTACCAACTTTATTTAAAATACTTATATTAGCTGGAATCCCTATATTATTAATAGCCAAACAACCTGACTTAGGTACTGCACTGGTATTTGTCTTTTTTATAGTAGCTATGTTATTTGCTGCAGGTATAGATTGGAAATATATAGGATATGCTTTTTTAATTGGCATTATATCTCTACCGTTAATATGGTTCTCACTAAAACCATATCAAAAAAACAGGATATTTTCCTTTTTAGATCCAGAAAAAGATCCTTCTGGAACAAACTATCAAGCTTTACAATCAAAAATTGCAGTAGGATCAGGAAAAGTATTTGGCAGAGGTCTATTTCAAGGCACTCAAACCCAATACAACTATCTTCCAGAAAAACAAACGGATTTCATATTTGCAGTAGTTGGTGAAGAATTAGGACTAATTGGCGGATTAATACTAATACTACTATATTTTATAATGTTGTTTCGACTTATTATAATTGCTAAAAATAGTAAAGATACTTTTGGTTCTTTGATGGTAACTGGTTTTACTGCTATGTTTTTAATCCATATATGGGAAAATATTGGAATGACAATAGGTCTTATGCCTATAACTGGTATTCCCTTACCCTTCATGAGTTATGGAGGAACATTTCAATTAATTAATTTGATATGCATTGGAATTTCTCTAAGTGTAGGAGTTCAAAAAGATGGGCTTAATTTTTAG
- a CDS encoding deoxyribonuclease IV yields MYIGCHLSIAKGYENAAKVALDIGANVFQFFSRNPRGSSSKDLDIEDVDNMNKILEKNNFGPLLAHAPYIINLASYKPNIYGMAKGIMKEDYQRLNELSIPYFTFHPGNHVGKGTEYGIERIAEALNEIITGEETTMLLLETMAGQGTEIGKTFEELKAIMDRVEHSELIGVCFDTCHTHAAGYDIVNDLDGVLEEFDRIIGIDKLKAIHLNDNKMEFGSQKDRHAKIGEGTIGLEAIKNIIKHPILRDIPFYLETPNELEGYRKEIELLKELVTIN; encoded by the coding sequence ATGTATATTGGATGCCATTTAAGTATTGCAAAGGGATATGAAAATGCAGCAAAAGTAGCTTTGGATATAGGTGCTAATGTTTTTCAATTTTTTAGTAGGAATCCAAGGGGTTCATCTTCAAAAGATTTAGATATAGAAGATGTAGATAATATGAATAAAATACTAGAAAAGAATAATTTTGGTCCATTATTGGCTCATGCCCCTTATATTATAAATTTAGCTTCCTACAAGCCTAATATATACGGAATGGCAAAGGGAATAATGAAAGAGGATTATCAAAGGTTAAATGAATTGTCTATCCCTTATTTTACTTTTCATCCAGGAAATCACGTGGGGAAAGGAACGGAATATGGGATTGAAAGGATTGCTGAAGCTTTAAATGAAATAATTACAGGTGAGGAAACTACTATGTTATTACTTGAAACTATGGCTGGACAAGGGACAGAGATAGGGAAGACTTTTGAAGAACTTAAAGCTATCATGGACAGAGTAGAGCATAGTGAATTAATAGGAGTTTGTTTTGACACTTGCCATACTCATGCTGCAGGATATGATATAGTAAATGATTTAGATGGAGTTTTGGAGGAATTTGATAGGATTATAGGTATTGATAAATTAAAGGCTATACATTTAAATGATAATAAAATGGAATTTGGTAGTCAAAAAGATAGGCATGCTAAAATAGGAGAGGGAACCATTGGATTAGAAGCTATAAAAAACATAATAAAGCATCCTATATTAAGAGATATTCCATTTTATCTGGAAACTCCTAATGAACTAGAAGGTTATAGAAAAGAAATAGAATTGTTAAAAGAATTAGTTACCATAAATTAG
- the queG gene encoding tRNA epoxyqueuosine(34) reductase QueG has product MNLKQFIIDKAKELNIDLIGFTDCEPLDDLKDYLIMRKLKNMEIEFEEKDIEKRINPKLILPSCKTIIVIAMSYNNDFNYVSEYELKGKVSRSSWGLDYHVVLEDRLEKLIMEIKKNKEFNYKYYVDTGPLIERELARKAGIGYYGKNCSIINDEYGSFIFIGYILTDIDIPINSPILGSKCGDCNLCIKACPTGALERPFRFNPKKCISYLTQTKMDIPYELREKMGTSIYGCDICQLACPKNKGVKKPNHKEFLPNKGYIDIKELLSMSNREFKKEYGSMAGAWRGKNILKRNAIIALGNIKNKNTLDLLIPLLEDASPMIREYVAWAILNIDFEFGRELVEKQLKKEENQLMKRKMENILNYYLTRIDNNY; this is encoded by the coding sequence ATGAATTTAAAACAATTTATAATAGATAAGGCAAAAGAATTGAATATAGACCTTATTGGTTTTACTGATTGTGAGCCTTTAGATGATCTAAAAGATTATTTAATTATGAGGAAATTGAAAAACATGGAGATAGAATTTGAGGAAAAAGATATAGAAAAGAGGATTAATCCTAAATTAATTTTGCCTAGTTGTAAAACTATAATAGTAATAGCCATGTCCTATAATAATGATTTTAATTATGTTTCAGAGTATGAATTAAAAGGGAAAGTATCAAGGTCTTCTTGGGGATTGGATTACCACGTAGTATTAGAGGATAGGTTGGAAAAACTTATTATGGAAATTAAAAAAAATAAGGAATTTAATTATAAATATTATGTAGATACAGGACCATTAATAGAGAGAGAGTTAGCTAGAAAGGCTGGTATAGGTTATTATGGGAAAAACTGTTCCATAATTAATGATGAATATGGTTCTTTTATATTTATAGGTTATATACTTACGGACATTGATATACCTATAAATAGTCCTATTTTAGGGAGTAAATGTGGAGATTGTAATTTATGTATTAAAGCATGTCCCACAGGAGCGTTGGAAAGACCATTTCGATTTAATCCTAAAAAATGTATATCTTATTTAACTCAGACTAAAATGGATATACCTTATGAATTAAGAGAAAAAATGGGTACTAGTATATATGGGTGTGATATTTGTCAATTAGCTTGTCCTAAAAATAAAGGAGTTAAAAAACCCAATCACAAAGAATTTTTGCCTAATAAAGGCTATATAGATATAAAAGAATTGCTTTCCATGTCCAATAGGGAATTTAAAAAGGAATATGGTTCTATGGCAGGAGCTTGGAGAGGGAAAAATATTTTAAAAAGGAATGCTATTATTGCTTTAGGAAATATTAAAAATAAGAATACTTTAGATTTATTAATACCTCTATTAGAGGATGCTAGTCCTATGATTAGAGAATATGTTGCTTGGGCTATATTAAATATAGATTTTGAATTTGGTAGAGAATTAGTAGAGAAACAGCTTAAAAAAGAGGAAAATCAATTGATGAAGAGGAAGATGGAAAATATATTGAATTATTATTTGACGAGGATAGACAATAATTATTAA
- a CDS encoding folate family ECF transporter S component: MKKLDAKTIVISGFLIALNIVLSRIVNIPGIINFGGFPIIFGGIVFGPVVGGIVGAVGDVLSHILRPMGPFMPHFTLTSALTGIIPGILTKILKNDLQKPRLWKIFVSILVGQVTTTVLMVPYFRKILFGHPFVITMTKAAIKQAVNIPAYSIIIKLLVEALNRAGVLEETKAKA; the protein is encoded by the coding sequence ATGAAAAAATTAGATGCTAAAACTATAGTTATTTCAGGTTTTCTGATAGCATTAAATATAGTGCTGTCAAGGATAGTTAATATTCCAGGTATTATAAATTTTGGCGGATTTCCTATTATATTTGGGGGAATAGTGTTTGGACCTGTTGTTGGAGGAATAGTAGGTGCAGTTGGTGATGTACTTAGTCACATTCTTAGACCTATGGGACCTTTTATGCCACATTTTACACTGACTTCAGCACTTACAGGAATAATACCAGGGATATTGACAAAAATTTTAAAAAATGATTTACAGAAACCTAGATTATGGAAAATATTTGTATCTATACTTGTGGGACAGGTAACTACAACAGTTTTGATGGTTCCATATTTTAGGAAGATTCTTTTTGGACATCCATTTGTTATAACTATGACAAAAGCAGCGATTAAGCAAGCTGTAAATATACCTGCATATTCTATAATTATAAAACTATTAGTAGAGGCATTAAACAGGGCAGGAGTGTTAGAAGAAACTAAAGCAAAAGCATAA
- a CDS encoding thiazole synthase, whose translation MDTLNIGGKMLKNRLFIGTGKFGDNRILPEVIKKSGAEVITMAVRRVNLDSKDKIDNILEYIPKDCILLPNTSGARNAEEAIRIARIAKAMGCGNWIKIEIVWDNKYLLPDNEETIKATKILSKEGFVVLPYMNPDLIAGKKLIEAGAQAVMPLGSPIGTNRGIKTEEIIQIMIDELDIPIIVDAGIGRPSDACYAMEMGASAVLVNTAIATSDNPIEMAEAFSMAVKSGRKAYNAKLGKQRKTASPSSPLLGFLSEGDAN comes from the coding sequence ATGGATACTTTAAATATTGGAGGTAAAATGTTAAAAAACAGATTGTTTATTGGAACTGGAAAATTTGGAGACAATAGAATATTACCTGAAGTAATTAAAAAAAGTGGTGCTGAAGTTATAACTATGGCTGTAAGAAGAGTAAATCTAGATTCTAAAGATAAAATCGATAACATATTAGAATATATTCCAAAAGACTGTATATTATTACCTAATACTTCTGGAGCAAGAAATGCAGAAGAAGCAATTAGAATTGCAAGAATTGCAAAAGCTATGGGATGTGGAAATTGGATTAAAATTGAAATAGTATGGGATAATAAATATCTTTTGCCGGATAATGAAGAAACTATAAAAGCAACAAAAATACTTTCAAAAGAAGGATTTGTTGTTCTTCCATACATGAATCCAGATTTAATAGCAGGGAAAAAGCTTATAGAGGCAGGTGCTCAAGCAGTCATGCCTTTAGGTTCTCCTATTGGTACAAACAGAGGAATAAAAACAGAAGAAATAATACAAATAATGATAGACGAATTAGATATTCCAATAATTGTAGATGCAGGTATAGGTAGACCTTCAGATGCTTGCTATGCTATGGAAATGGGGGCAAGTGCAGTACTTGTAAATACTGCAATTGCCACATCGGATAATCCAATAGAGATGGCAGAAGCCTTCTCCATGGCAGTAAAATCTGGGAGAAAAGCATACAATGCAAAATTAGGTAAACAAAGAAAAACAGCTTCTCCTTCATCACCTCTTTTAGGATTTCTAAGTGAAGGTGATGCAAATTGA
- the thiF gene encoding sulfur carrier protein ThiS adenylyltransferase ThiF, with protein MDEHKLKNAKIGIAGLGGLGSNVAVSLARIGVGNLVLVDFDVVEKSNLNRQYYFLKHVGIHKTEALKEIILNINPSVSLEIKTTKISKNNIIELFKDVDILVEALDDPKEKALLINIFLKNFEHKKIVAASGISGYSSSNSIKTKKVLKNLYVVGDENIKSNSDNKLFLAPRVAIVANHQANMVLRLILGKEEV; from the coding sequence GTGGATGAACATAAATTAAAAAATGCCAAAATTGGTATAGCTGGACTTGGAGGCTTAGGTTCAAATGTAGCAGTTTCCTTAGCACGAATTGGAGTTGGAAATCTTGTCCTTGTAGATTTTGATGTTGTTGAAAAATCTAATTTAAACAGACAATATTACTTTTTAAAACATGTAGGAATACATAAAACAGAAGCACTAAAAGAAATTATTTTAAATATCAACCCTTCCGTTTCTTTAGAAATAAAAACAACTAAAATATCTAAAAATAATATAATTGAACTTTTTAAAGATGTAGATATACTTGTAGAAGCTTTAGATGATCCTAAAGAAAAGGCTCTACTTATAAATATCTTTTTAAAAAATTTTGAACATAAAAAAATTGTAGCTGCTTCTGGTATATCAGGATATTCCTCTAGTAATTCTATAAAAACAAAAAAAGTATTAAAAAATTTATATGTTGTAGGAGATGAGAATATTAAATCTAACAGCGATAATAAACTATTTTTAGCTCCAAGAGTAGCTATAGTAGCTAACCATCAAGCTAATATGGTTTTAAGACTTATTTTAGGAAAAGAGGAGGTATAA
- the thiH gene encoding 2-iminoacetate synthase ThiH: MSFYDVITLYKNFDFKNFLSTVNDEYILAILEKDQVDELDFLALLSPAATKHLEKIAIKAREIHLKRHGKSIVLFTPMYISNFCVNKCAYCSYNMTNKIKRKKMSYEQIEIEAQKIAETNLKNILVLTGEDKKRSPVEYILKSIDILKKYFESISIEIYPLSTADYEKMVLAGVDGLSIYQETYDEEIYDKVHISGPKKNYKFRLDAPERALKANMRSVTIGPLIGLADWRIDSFFGGLHGKYLQKKYPAAEIGISVPRIRPCTKEFNDIKTINATELVQIILAYRLFLPYASITITTRESAFMRDNLIPLCINKISAGVSTEVGGHSLEDSGDEQFEISDGRSVDEIKKVILEKGYQPIVKNWINM; this comes from the coding sequence TTGAGTTTTTATGATGTAATAACTTTATATAAAAATTTTGATTTTAAAAATTTTTTAAGTACCGTAAATGATGAGTATATATTAGCTATATTAGAAAAAGATCAAGTAGACGAACTAGACTTCTTAGCACTCCTTTCTCCAGCTGCAACAAAGCATTTAGAAAAAATAGCTATTAAAGCTAGAGAAATTCATTTAAAACGTCATGGAAAATCTATTGTTTTGTTTACACCAATGTATATATCCAATTTTTGTGTAAATAAATGTGCCTATTGTAGCTATAATATGACTAATAAAATAAAAAGAAAAAAAATGTCCTATGAGCAAATTGAAATTGAAGCTCAAAAAATAGCTGAAACAAATTTAAAAAATATATTAGTATTAACAGGAGAAGATAAAAAAAGAAGTCCTGTAGAATATATTTTAAAATCAATAGATATTCTAAAAAAATATTTTGAATCTATTTCCATAGAAATATATCCTCTGTCAACTGCCGATTATGAAAAAATGGTATTAGCAGGAGTTGATGGTTTATCAATTTATCAAGAAACCTACGATGAAGAAATTTATGATAAAGTTCACATAAGTGGTCCCAAAAAAAATTATAAATTTAGATTGGATGCTCCTGAAAGAGCTTTAAAAGCAAATATGAGAAGTGTAACTATAGGACCTTTAATAGGACTAGCTGATTGGAGAATAGATTCTTTCTTTGGGGGATTACATGGAAAATATCTGCAAAAAAAATATCCAGCTGCTGAAATTGGAATTTCTGTACCACGAATTAGACCTTGCACAAAAGAATTCAATGATATAAAAACAATTAATGCAACAGAATTAGTTCAAATAATATTAGCTTATAGACTATTCTTACCTTATGCTAGTATTACCATAACCACAAGAGAAAGTGCTTTTATGAGAGATAATTTAATTCCACTATGCATAAATAAAATATCTGCTGGAGTCTCTACTGAAGTAGGAGGACATTCTTTGGAAGATAGTGGCGATGAACAATTTGAAATATCCGATGGAAGAAGTGTTGATGAAATAAAAAAAGTAATACTTGAAAAAGGATATCAACCAATAGTAAAAAATTGGATAAATATGTAA
- the thiE gene encoding thiamine phosphate synthase, producing the protein MLYLVTNRHIANKDFFNIIEESIKGGIDKIILREKDLCTTKLLELSIEVKKITDKYNIPLIINSNLKVAQEINAYGFHCGYEDFISNKYKYDGVIGVSIHSIDEAIICEKKGANYVLAGHIFETNCKKGLPPKGLNFINELKKTISIPIIGIGGINETNINMILNTKISGVAVMSHIMASMNPYIDTKILKNHIQLIFGGDNHEQF; encoded by the coding sequence ATGCTTTATTTAGTAACAAACAGACATATTGCTAACAAAGATTTTTTTAATATAATAGAAGAATCTATAAAAGGAGGAATTGATAAAATCATACTTAGGGAAAAAGATTTATGTACTACAAAATTACTTGAATTATCTATAGAAGTAAAAAAAATAACTGATAAATACAATATCCCTCTCATAATCAATAGCAATTTAAAAGTTGCTCAAGAGATAAATGCCTATGGATTTCATTGTGGATACGAAGATTTCATAAGTAATAAATATAAATACGATGGCGTTATAGGAGTTAGTATACATAGTATTGATGAAGCTATCATATGCGAAAAAAAAGGAGCAAATTATGTATTAGCAGGTCATATATTTGAAACTAATTGTAAAAAAGGCTTGCCTCCAAAAGGATTAAATTTTATAAATGAACTTAAAAAAACTATTTCCATACCTATAATAGGAATTGGAGGAATAAATGAGACAAATATCAATATGATCTTAAATACTAAAATATCTGGTGTTGCCGTTATGTCTCATATTATGGCTAGCATGAATCCATATATTGACACAAAAATTTTAAAAAATCATATTCAATTAATATTTGGAGGTGACAATCATGAACAATTTTAA
- a CDS encoding cysteine hydrolase family protein, whose protein sequence is MKALLIIDMLKDFIDKEGKLTTGPAGEKIVEFIQKKTNEFREKDYPIIYICDNHEEDDKEFDMFPPHCIAGTEGSQIIQQLQVKDGDKIIKKRRYSAFYGTDLDLYLREKGVDEIYLVGVCTNICVLYTAADARNLAYKVNVFKEGIASFDEEAHEFALKEMESTLGCNIV, encoded by the coding sequence ATGAAAGCATTATTGATAATTGATATGTTAAAAGACTTTATTGATAAGGAAGGGAAACTTACCACTGGACCAGCAGGGGAAAAAATTGTGGAGTTTATCCAAAAGAAAACTAATGAATTTAGGGAAAAAGATTATCCTATTATCTATATATGTGATAATCATGAAGAGGACGATAAAGAATTTGATATGTTTCCACCTCATTGTATAGCAGGTACAGAAGGTAGCCAGATTATTCAACAACTTCAGGTGAAAGATGGAGATAAGATTATTAAAAAAAGGAGATATAGTGCTTTTTATGGCACAGATTTAGATTTATACTTAAGAGAAAAAGGAGTTGATGAAATTTATTTAGTAGGGGTATGTACAAATATATGTGTATTATATACTGCAGCTGATGCTAGAAATTTGGCTTATAAAGTAAATGTATTCAAAGAAGGAATTGCATCTTTTGATGAAGAAGCTCATGAATTTGCACTAAAGGAAATGGAAAGTACTTTAGGATGTAATATAGTATAA
- the thiS gene encoding sulfur carrier protein ThiS, which translates to MIVNGKNIDLPQQITINELIEKLNLSVDTIVVEVDGKIIDKDKYSKKLNNNNKVEIISFVGGG; encoded by the coding sequence ATGATAGTAAATGGAAAAAATATTGATCTCCCTCAACAAATTACAATTAATGAACTTATTGAAAAATTAAATTTATCTGTGGATACCATCGTAGTGGAAGTTGATGGCAAAATAATAGATAAAGATAAATACTCAAAAAAGCTGAATAACAACAATAAAGTAGAAATAATTAGCTTTGTTGGAGGAGGTTAA
- a CDS encoding thymidine kinase, protein MHQYRGKLIVHTGSMFSGKTSSLERDLKRFKIAKYKTIAFKPAIDNRYNKNEIVTHDLTYMNAILVKNIDDIIEYSKELKPDVIGIDEIQFLGGSVDKIIEGINGFLKKNLTVIVAGLDMDFTGKPFEVIKELMPIADYLYKHHAVCVRCGADAWVSNRKSKDKERIKIGASDEYEPLCRMCFLKEKR, encoded by the coding sequence TTGCATCAATATAGAGGGAAACTAATAGTACATACAGGTTCTATGTTTTCAGGAAAGACGTCTAGTTTAGAACGAGATTTAAAAAGGTTTAAAATAGCAAAATATAAAACTATAGCGTTTAAGCCAGCTATTGATAACAGGTATAATAAGAATGAAATAGTAACTCACGATTTAACTTATATGAACGCTATTTTAGTCAAGAATATAGACGATATAATTGAATATTCTAAGGAATTGAAGCCGGATGTAATAGGGATTGATGAGATACAATTTTTAGGAGGGTCTGTAGATAAAATAATTGAAGGAATAAATGGGTTTTTAAAGAAGAATTTAACTGTTATAGTAGCAGGATTAGATATGGATTTTACAGGTAAGCCTTTTGAAGTAATTAAAGAACTAATGCCAATAGCAGATTATTTATATAAGCATCATGCCGTATGCGTAAGATGTGGGGCAGATGCGTGGGTTAGCAACAGAAAATCCAAAGATAAAGAAAGAATCAAGATTGGTGCTTCTGATGAGTATGAACCTTTATGTAGGATGTGTTTTTTAAAAGAAAAAAGATAG